CTGGTGAACGGCGAAGCGAGGGTCGACCTCGATTACGGCGAGGACTTCGATTGCGACGTCGATCTCAACCTCGTGTTCACAGGCGACGGCCGGTTGATCGAAATCCAGGGCACGGCCGAGGGCGAGTCATTTTCTCGTGAGCAACTCGAGTCACTTGTCGACGTGGGATGGCGGGGCGCGCAGCAGGTGGCCGCCAAACAGAGGGAGGTCGTCGGACCGAGGTTGGAGGTCCTCGGATTGACGCTGCCATAGGCAGAATTCGGAATTCGGATTTCGGAATTCGGAATGCCCGTCGTACCAACAGTAAGGCCGGGGGTGGGCGGGAATTCAGAATTCCGACTTCAGAATTCCGAATTTCCATCCTCGGGCGCGAACAGTTCCGATTGACACCCCAATCCGCCGACCCCTATACTCGCTGTCCGCCATTTGGCGATTGATCTTTGCAAACAGTGAGTGGACTCCCAGTCGGGGTGTAGCGCAGTCTGGTAGCGCACCTGCCTTGGGCGCAGGGGGTCGGAGGTTCAAATCCTCTCGCCCCGACCATATGACTCCAATACCCCGCTCTGGACACCTCCGCCTGTAGCTCAGCTGGATAGAGCAACGGACTTCTAATCCGTAGGTCAGAGGTTCGAGTCCTCTCAGGCGGACCAATACCGCATCACGAAATTGTGGTGGGCGTAGCTCAGTTGGTAGAGCACAGGATTGTGGCTCCTGTGGTCGTGGGTTCGATCCCCATCGCTCACCCCAGATATTTGCGCCCGTAGCTCAGCTGGATAGAGCGATAGCCTCCGGAGCTATAGGTCATGGGTTCGAATCCCGTCGGGCGTACCAATTGTCCTTGGCCTCCCATTCCGGGAGGCCTTTTTTGGGTCGAACACACCGTCGGCTGCGGCATGTGGCCGTAGCCGAGGGGGTCTTCGAGAGGGAGGATGGGAGGTCTTTTCGCTCGAATCGAATTGCGCGTCGCAGCAGATGCATCATGAAAAATGCGGGTTAGACTGACACGGGGCGAAGCTGGAGGTGCTGCGGGTGTCCGGAATCATGGCATGGGTCAGCGAATACGAGGGCCTCCTGCAGTGGCTTGGAGGCCTGTCGCTACTCCTGTTCGTGGCGACCTTGGTCATATTCCCGCTGATCATCATTCAGCTGCCGGCTGATTACTTCATCCGCGATTGTCGGGACCCTGCTTATCAGTCGCGGCGCCACCCCGCCGTGTGGTTCACTCTGATGGTGCTCAAAAACCTGCTCGGCGTGGCGTTGATCCTCGCAGGTCTCGCCATGCTGGTGCTCCCGGGCCAGGGCCTGTTGACAATCCTGATCGGGCTGACCCTGGTCAACTTCCCGGGCAAGTTCGCTCTCGAGCGCCGGATGGTCAGGCGCCCCCGGGTGTCGAAGACGCTGAACCGGATTCGCGCCAGAGCAGGAAAACCACCGCTCGAGATCCCTCCGTCCGACGATCAGTGCGACGAGCCAGGGAATGGGTCGGATTGATGAACAGTCTGCAGATGATCCATCTCCAGCCCAGGGCTCCTCGACGGGCATTGCCGGTTGTTGCCCTCTTGGCAGCCCTTGTGGCTTGGCAGACCGCCTGCATCGATGACGGTGGCCCGCCGCCACCGCCCGACATTCTGCTGATCACCATCGACACGTTGCGGGCCGACGCCCTTGCAGCCTACGGCGCGATTGACACCGTGACCCCGAATGCCGTGCGGCTGGCCGAAAAGGGTGTGCTCTACGAGGCCGCGACCACGCCCATGCCCTTGACCCGACCCGCGCACGCATCGATTCTTACCGGGTTGTACCCGGACCAACACGGGGTTTTGACCAACCATCAGATCCTGTCCGGCGAAGTGGAAACGGTCGCTGAGACCCTGCGCGATTTCGGATACCAAACTGGCGGCTTCACAGGTGTGGGACTGCTCAACCAGAGATCCGGCCTCGCCCAGGGATTCGACGCCTTTGTGGCGCCGACCGGGAAGAAGACGCCGCGCGCGAAGGAGGTGGTAGACCGCGCCGTCGCGTGGCTTCGCGGAGCCGATCCGGCAACTCCGCTCCTGCTCTGGGTACACGTCTACGACCCGCATCAGCCCTACAACCCGCTGCCCAAGTTCCGCCGCGACATCGACCCGGAACAGGAGCGCCGCATCCCCGACATCCGTTGGAATACGCTCAATCGGATCGCGAAGCAGAACGATCACGAAGTCCCTGGAGAAGTGCTGGACCTGGCCCTGGACTACTACCGTTTCGAGGTCGAGTACACCGATTTCTGGATCGGTCGCCTGATGCAGAACTTCGACCGAATTCGTGCATCGCGCCGTTCGATGGTGATCCTCACGGCGGATCACGGTGAGTGCTTCGAGAACGGCTACTACTTCGAGCATGCCGACTGCCTCGGCGAAGGGGCCCTGTGGGTGCCCCTGATCATCCGCTATCCGGACGGCGTCGGAGCCGGCCTCAGGGTGGAACGACGTGTCAGCAACCTCGACATCACGCCGACAATTCTGCACGAGCTGTCGATTCCGATCCGCGAGCGTCTCGCCGGCCTGCCTCTCCAGCGGGAGGGCAGCGGCGATCGGGACCGGACCGTTCTGGTCCGGCCACCCGAGGTCCACAACAAGGATCGAGTGCCGACGCGGCTTCGCGTCATCCGAAGGGTAGCCGGCGACCCGGTTGCTCCGGCGACCGATCCCCGCACTCGAGGGGTCGTGGATCTAAGGTGGAAGTTCCTGCGGACACCCGACACGGAACACCTGTTCCGGCTGCCGGATGAGAGGGTCAACAGGATCTCGACAGAGACGGACGCTCGCGATCGCATGTCGCGGGCTCTCGAGACCGAGATGCGGAGGTATCCGCCCGAGAGTATCGCCGAGGAAGACCTGGATCCGGAGACCCTCGAGGCGCTTGAGGCTCTGGGTTACGTGCGGTGACGCACCCTCACGAACGCCGACGCTGCCTGGGACCTGGAGTCGCGCGTTTCAGGGTCTGCAACAGCACGCGACCGGGCCCCGTCAGTCGGGTCATGAAGAATCCTTCGCCTCCGAAGGCCATCCGCCGAAAGCCGGCCACGCCCTGGATATCGTAATCAACGGACTCGGCGAAGGCCGCGAGACTGCCGGTCGATATCAGCAACGATTCACCTTCGGAAAGTTTTCGCTCGATGAAATCGCCAGAGCCATGCACCAACACCGTGCCCGAGCCTGAAATCTGCTGCAAAAAGAGCCCGGCACCGCCAAAGAATGCCGCGCCGGCCCGCCTGGAGACACGGACATCGATATCGACCCTGGGCCCAAATGCACAGACAAACGATCCACGGGTCGTAATCACAGGCCCCTCATCGAGGTTCCAGGCGACAATCTTCCCGGGTTGGTTGGCTGCAAGGGTTGCGCGCTGCCCATCGGCGGAGGCTGTGACTGAAATCAGAGCAAGCCCCTCACCCGACATCATGCGGCGCATCGCACCGCTCGCCCCGCCCGGGATCTTGAGCGTCCATCCGAGTCCGGGATCCATGGCGACTATAGAGCCCTTGCTCGCCCAACAGGTTTCGTCGTTCTCCATCACCAAATCTGCAACCTGGGCCAGTTCGCCGTGGATGGTGTACTGCATTCGCTTCCCCCTGGGTTCATCGGGCCACAACAGATCAACCGCTGCCTGATCGTTATACTCCGCCCGTCGGAGGGTATTCCAGTTGTGATCAGTCCTGAACCTTTCGAACGATATCTCTCGGTACTGGGAATCAAGCAGGGGGAACCCACCCTGGATCGCCGCGTGCTCACCGAGTCGCCTCCGAACGGAGCCACGACCAGAACCCTCGCCAACAGGTCCGAGCTCGCCGCAGCGATCGAGTACCACTGCGGTATCGAATACGAGATCGTCCTCGAATTGATCGCCGATGTCGCCCGCGAGAGCGACATCTACAGCTGAATACTGCGCGCCGCGCTCTTCCTGGCGAGACAGATCAACTGCGAATATGTAGAATCACCGAACCTAAAGGCAAACGTGAACCAGAACGACTCGACGAAAGGAGGAGTCAGATATGAAGGGTCTCATGTGGCTGGGGGTGCTCGGGCTCGTGTTGCTGTGCCTGCTCTGCCCCTGGTGTCGAGCTCCGGCGATTGAAGATGACGTACGGAGCGCTGCAACGTCGTGTGCGGTAGACGCCGGGCTGGATCCCGCAATGATCTCGGTATCCGGTCGCGACGTCACACTTTCCGGCACGGTCGCATCGGAGGCGGTCGCCCAAAGTCTCACGAACTGCATCGATGAGTTCGAAGGCACTCGCAAAATCAATAATGAGCTGACGGTCCTGGTCCCCGGCGCTCTCGGGTTTCAGACTCGGTATGGTGACGTGACGATTTCGGGTGTTGCGCCGACAGCCGAGGTGCGCAGCGCGATCATCGACGAAGCGGTTGCCCTGTGGGGGGCTGAAAATGTTACAGACAGGCTCGAGGCCGACCCGACCCGAACCGTCGGCGGTTGGACAGACGACGACTTCGCGCAGTTCCTGGCCGCTCTGCACCATTATCGGAAAGACCTCGACATCGAGCTGACGAATGGTCAGGCGATCATCTCAGGCACGGTTCTGAGCGAACTCGCGAAGGAACGGGTGCTGGGTGGTGCCACCACCCTCCTGCCCGAGTTCGAGATTGTCGACCGGCTGACGATTCGCGAGCCGACTGACGATCGCGAAGCGCTCCAGGCCAGCCTGGACACCCTGCTTACCGGTAAGACGGTCGAGTTCGAAACCGACAGCGCGAATCTGACGGCACAGGGCCGAAAGGTCCTCGACGAGGTCATCACCATTTTGCGCAAGTACCCGGGCCGGGTGGAGATATCAGGCCACACCGACTCCACCGGCCAGATGGACCACAATCTCGATCTCAGCCGGCGCCGGGCGGAGGCCGTCAAACGGTACTTCGTGGCCAAAAGAATCAAAGAGTCCCGGTTCGAAACCTTTGGTTACGGACCGACGCGCCCCATCGCCTCGAATCAGACGGACGAGGGGAGACAGAAGAACCGTCGAACCGAGTTCCAAGCTCTCAAGGAGGACTGAGCCATGACTTATCTCATCACTCAAATCATCTTGTGTCTGCTTCTCGCAGCCCTCCTCGGCGGCATCATCGGCTGGGCGCTGCGATCGATGTCCTGCCAAAAGAAAATCGCCGAGATCGAATCGATGTGGGCCGACAAGCTCGAAACTGCCAAAGCGGCCGTCGCAGCACCGCCAAAGCGCGATGATCTCAAACGGATCGAGGGCATCGGACCGAAGATCGAGGGCATGCTCAACGACAACCGGATTTTCACGTTTGCCGACCTCGCCAACTCGCCGGTCGACAGGCTCAAGGGGATTCTCCGTGGCGGAGGCGACCGCTACAAGATGCACGATCCCAAAAGCTGGCCCGATCAGGCGAAGCTCGCCGCCGAAGGCCGGTGGAATGAACTCGAGGAGCTGCAGGAGCTCCTGCTCGGCGGTCGCGAGAGCTGAGATCTCACCCTTCGTAGCTGGTGAAGTGGTCACATCAATCCCACCCGCCCGATGATTCCGGGCGGGTGGGCGACCCGGTCCCGGTGACATGGATCTCGGCACCAGATGCGGATGCTGAGTTAGAATGTCCGCCGCATGACCCGCCTCTCCCCGATTTCAGAGCACCACAGCGGCCTTTCCCCCACCCACGCGATGATTGGCATCCTGGCTGCGCTGCTCGCGCTGACCGGCTGTTACACCAGTCACCTGCGGACACCGTATGAGGATGCTGCAGGTGTGCAGGAGAGGCAGTCGTTCGACACCTCACCGCCGTTCAGGTACGAGAAAGCCGAGCTGCCATTCACCAACCACGTTGTCGGCCAGGGGGCCACGGCCAACTACGAACTGCGACTGCTCGAAATGCCCTCGTTCGGAGACAACGGCCAGGTGGGCAACCGTGTCACCGCCCGCTACTACCGAAGCAGGCTGGCGGGCCCGCGCCCGCTTGTGATCGTGATGCCGATCTGGGGCACGTACACCTACCCTCCGAGGAAGACCGCAGCGAGCATCCAACGGCTCAGCGAGGGCGCTGTGCACGTGCTCTACGTGCAGGGCGACGACTACCTCGCCGACTGGACCGGGCTGGTCGCAGCGGCCGACAAGGACGAGTTCTTGGACCTCTGGCGGCAGGCGGTCGAACGGCAGAAGAGCGTCATGATCAACGTCAGCCGGCTCATCGACTGGGCGGAGCAGCGCCCGGAAATCGACGGAGAGCGAGTCGGCCTGATCGGCTTCAGCCTGAGCGCGATTGTCGCCGGCGTCATCGCCACCCAGGAGCCGCGGCTGGCCGCGGTTGTGACGGTCATGGGCGGAAGCCACCTCGAGACCGTCATCGCCACGTGTGACGGCAAGCGGGCCCGGAGCGTGCAGGCCAAGGCAGCCATGAGCTTCGGCTGGGATCGGAACGAGCTCGAATCTCGGCTCGAACCGATTTTCGGGGTACTGGATTCCGCCAACTACCCGAATCGGGTCGATCCGCGTCGAATTCTGATCATCGACGCAAAAAAGGACAAATGTGTGCCCGAAGTGTCGCGGGAAGACCTCTGGAAGGCGCTCGGTAAACCCGAGCGCATCACTCTCAACTATGACCATGCACCGGCATTTCTCGCGATGACGCCGGTCGGCAACAACTGGCTTCGTCGACAGATCTGGGACTTCTTCGAGGCAAGGCTCCTGGAGTGAACGCCCTCCATCGAATCGAGCCGGGCCGGCGACCTCCGGCCCTGCCTTACCCCACTTCCTCTCGGTATTTCTTGATCTCCGCCAAAAGCTGGTCGGCTTGTTCTTTCACCTTCGGGTCATTGGTCCTTTTCTTGAGCGCCCTGACGTCGCGCTCGACTCCTGCGACGGTCTGGATTGCCGCTTCGGCGTCAGACGTCGTGTCGAGGCCGCTCAGTCCGGCCGCGCGTCCCGCCTGACGATAGGCCTGGGCTGCACGCCGGAATTCACCCTTGAGACGGTTGAGCTCCCGCTCCTCGTCGCTCATCCCGCCACCCGGTTTGAGGCTGAACTCACCGGTCTGAAAATAGTTGAACGCCAACAGACCGACGACGACGACAACTGCGATTGCTATGAGGTTCTTCACGCGCGCTCCCTCCCCGGCAGGCTGTTCGCACTCTGCCTGTGTCGGCATCTCCTGCTCCATTGTGGCACGGCGAACGCCAGCTGTTCCCCCTTCGATCTGGCTGAGTCGCAACTTCGTCCCTGTTCTCGGGTATTGTTCGGAATGGAAAGATCATTGCTCGGTACCGGTCGAACGGGAACCGGGTGGCACTGGAGGTCCTTCGCATGCCCAGGAAACGCGGATTGAGCCACCTTTCGTCAGTATTGACCTTCGCGATTGCGGCGGCAGCGTGTCTTCCGACATCCGCACAGCAGGAACGCCGTACCGAACCGTCATCTCGCGAGGTCGCTTCACGGGGCGAACTCAATGTCGACGAGCGAAGCGTTACCGCCCTCTTCGAGGAGGCCTCGCCATCGGTCGTTTACATCACTTCGGTGACCCTGCGCCGTGACTTCTTCCGCCTCGACGTGATGGAGATTCCAAGCGGTACCGGCTCCGGCTTCGTTTGGGACGATCGAGGCAACATCGTCACGAACTTCCACGTGATCCGTGACGCCTCCCGTGCCGAGGTGACTCTCGCCGATGGCAGCACCTGGGAGGCGAGCCTGGTCGGCTATGCGAGGGAGAAGGATCTCGCCGTCCTCCAGATCGAGGCTCCCCGGAGCCTGCTCAGTCCGATCCCGATCGGCACCTCTTCGGACCTCAAGGTCGGCCAGACTGTTCTCGCCATCGGCAACCCGTTTGGATATGACCATACCCTGACCACCGGCATCGTGTCCGCCCTCGGTCGAGAGATCAAAGCTGTTGACGGCACTCCTATTCGCAACGTGATCCAGACCGATGCGGCGATCAACCCAGGCAATTCCGGCGGCCCCCTGCTCGACAGCGCGGGCCGATTGGTCGGCGTCAACACCGCCATCGTCAGCCCTTCCGGAGGATACGCGGGAGTCGGTTTCGCAATCCCGGTCGACACAGTCAACTGGGTCGTCCCCCAGCTGATCGCCTACGGCAAGGTCAGAAGGCCATCCATCGACGTGGAGTTCGCCTCGGACTACATCGTCGAGCGGGCGGGCATCGTGGGTGCAGTCGTGATTGCGGTCGTGGAGGGAAGCGACGCCGAGCGAGCCGGCATTCGGCCCGCCTACCGGGACCGCCGCGGACGGGTGGTGGTTGGTGATGTGATTGTGGCGGTGAACGGCGAACCGGTCGCTTCCGCCGGTGAACTCGACCTCGTCCTCGAATCCTACAAGGAGGGCGACATCGTTACCGTGACGGTGGATCGTGAAGGTCGCAAGAAGGATCTACGGATCAAGCTCGGCGCCGCTCACTAACCCGCATTATTCATGAAGCCTCTACTGCGGGGTTTATCCCGCCCCTGTAACTGAAATCGACAGGGCTCCTGTAGCACCATATATGCCGCCCTTTTCAGTCTGACAAAAACGTGTTGACGATCGGAGCGACACGTTCCGGATGGGTCAGGTGGACGTGATGCCCGCCGGCGACCTCGACCGTTTCGAGTTCTGAGATCACTGCCAACCGCGCCCTCACGATGTCTTCCGGGAATGGCCAACCCTGGAGCGCCCGAACGGCCAGCACCGGGCACTCAATAGCCGCCAGAAAGGCCAACACCTGATTCTCCGTCAGGCGAGTGCGCGAGCGTGCCCGAATTCGCGGATCGTGGGTGAAGCGCACACCACCCTCGACCTCTTCCGATCCACGCTCGACCAAAAGCCGGGCCGCCTCGAGGTCGAGATCGGAATCCCGCATCCTGGCCTGGATCGCTGAATCGCGATCCGGGAAGATCTTCGGCGAGGCTGATACCGAACGGGCTTCATCCTCGACCGCCAGCGCGAGCTGCGCCGGCGCTTTGGCTGCCTCGGCGGCGAGCGGGCCCGCACCTTCGAGCAGGACCAACCGGCGCACTCGATCGGGAAAGGCGCCGGCAACCAGCGTCGAGATGCCGGCGCCCATCGAATGGCCGATGAGCGCGAAGGTCTGCCAGCCGAGAGCATCTGCGACCGCCACGATCTCGGGTGCCCAGTCGATGAAATGGTGGACCACACTCTCGTGACGGTGCGGAGAGCGGCCATGTCCCGCCAGATCCAGCGCCACCAAATGCAGATCCGGTAGCAGTGGGGCCAGTCGCTCGAAGCTGGCGCTGTTGTCGAGCCACCCGTGAAGCGCCAGAACCGGTTGACCGGAAGCAGCACCCCACTCTCGAGCGGCGAGGCTCAGATGCGGCAGTTCGATCATGAGATCGCGTGCAGTCACCGATGATCTCGATAGATGCGGAGGGCGAAGGCCCCTGCCGGTAACGAACGAAACTCGTCGACATACTTCAACATGGCCGTCGGCACCTCGTCCAATGATGGCAGCGGCGATCCGTAATTCCGCGGTAACAGAACCGGGGCGCTCAACGCTGCGAAGGTGAGATCAGCGGCGGAGAACCCGTCACCGACGAGATAGCGCCGTCCGTCCGAGAGCATCTCATCGACGGTGGCAAACACCTCTCGAATCACACCCAGGGATCGTTCGGCCCCCTCGTCGTCAATCCGCATGCCGACCCGCATGAGCTTCTTGATGACCGGGGCGAGCATCCTGAAGGCCACCTTTTCGAGGCCGCCAACGCCCGGCATCACGGCGGCGAAGAACAATCGATCGTCGTCCAAAAGATAGTGGTAGGCGAGACGGCGCGAGTGCGGCCCGAGCCGGGTATCGAAAAGCTCTTCCAGCCTCCGAGCTTCCTCAGAAAGTGTTGGGTCGTCGAGATAGGGTCGCCATCCTCCGGGATGCTCCAGATGGATGTATTCGATGATATCGGTGGAATCCGGATACACCTGACCCCCAGCCACCAGCACCGGCACCGTGTTCCGGCCGCCAGCCAATCCTGTCGCCACGCGGTGAAGGAGGGGCGTGTGCCCATTTTCTCGATATCCGACCTCGGCACACTCGAGCGCCCAGCGGGCCTTTTCGCAATAGTGGCTCGGCGTAATCGTGATCAGTCGGCACTCGGCGGCCATGAGTGCAGGATACAGGATGCCGGGTTCTCGATGCTCGATCCTCGATGCTGGATGCTGGATATATCCAACCCCGACTTCCCATCCCGACTTATCGATGGGAGGGCAGGCGGATCGAGTATCTAGCATCGAGCATCCAGGATGGGTGTGTGGCGATGTGGGTCGCAGGCGGCGGAACCCGTGAGAGGGCCACCCAGTCAATTCCCGATTTTGAGTCTTGAGTTGCCCCCTACCCTCCCGCAAAGTTCCCGGAGGTGAGGGTGGAAACTCAAAACTCATGACTCTCAACTCAAAACTGGGCGGAGGGGCGGGTAGAAAAAAGCCCCCTTCCGCTGGGAGGTGGGTCGCGGAAGGGGTCGAATGGTGACCGAGCCGGCGCCCGGAAACCTCAAAGTCGGTTCTCTCTTCAGTCCATCTGTTTTCTCAAGATCGCCGGAATCTCGTAATCGTCGGTCTGGTTGATGCCGTACTCCGAATTTGGTCCGCCGGGCACGAGAAAACGACTCGTCCGGGCGGGAGTGCTTTCCTCGAAGACATCCTGTGCGGTTGCCTGCACCTTGTTCGCAGGTATCTGTACGCTGTCGGGCACGCCCTGGAAGCCGGTCGCGATCACCGTCACGCTGACACAGTCCTCGAGCTCCGGATCGACCACCGCACCGAAAAGGATCTGCGCTTCCGAGTCGGCGCCTTCGGTGATGATCTCGGCCGCTTCGTTGATCTCGTTCAGGGTCACATCGTCGCCGCCGGTGATATTGATCAGCAGACCGCGCGCACCTTCGATCGAGGTTTCCTCGAGCAGGGGCGACGCGATCGCCTGCTGAGCCGCTTCGACCGCCCGATGCTCTCC
This sequence is a window from Acidobacteriota bacterium. Protein-coding genes within it:
- a CDS encoding sulfatase, with amino-acid sequence MNSLQMIHLQPRAPRRALPVVALLAALVAWQTACIDDGGPPPPPDILLITIDTLRADALAAYGAIDTVTPNAVRLAEKGVLYEAATTPMPLTRPAHASILTGLYPDQHGVLTNHQILSGEVETVAETLRDFGYQTGGFTGVGLLNQRSGLAQGFDAFVAPTGKKTPRAKEVVDRAVAWLRGADPATPLLLWVHVYDPHQPYNPLPKFRRDIDPEQERRIPDIRWNTLNRIAKQNDHEVPGEVLDLALDYYRFEVEYTDFWIGRLMQNFDRIRASRRSMVILTADHGECFENGYYFEHADCLGEGALWVPLIIRYPDGVGAGLRVERRVSNLDITPTILHELSIPIRERLAGLPLQREGSGDRDRTVLVRPPEVHNKDRVPTRLRVIRRVAGDPVAPATDPRTRGVVDLRWKFLRTPDTEHLFRLPDERVNRISTETDARDRMSRALETEMRRYPPESIAEEDLDPETLEALEALGYVR
- a CDS encoding AIM24 family protein, which codes for MQYTIHGELAQVADLVMENDETCWASKGSIVAMDPGLGWTLKIPGGASGAMRRMMSGEGLALISVTASADGQRATLAANQPGKIVAWNLDEGPVITTRGSFVCAFGPRVDIDVRVSRRAGAAFFGGAGLFLQQISGSGTVLVHGSGDFIERKLSEGESLLISTGSLAAFAESVDYDIQGVAGFRRMAFGGEGFFMTRLTGPGRVLLQTLKRATPGPRQRRRS
- a CDS encoding OmpA family protein; translation: MKGLMWLGVLGLVLLCLLCPWCRAPAIEDDVRSAATSCAVDAGLDPAMISVSGRDVTLSGTVASEAVAQSLTNCIDEFEGTRKINNELTVLVPGALGFQTRYGDVTISGVAPTAEVRSAIIDEAVALWGAENVTDRLEADPTRTVGGWTDDDFAQFLAALHHYRKDLDIELTNGQAIISGTVLSELAKERVLGGATTLLPEFEIVDRLTIREPTDDREALQASLDTLLTGKTVEFETDSANLTAQGRKVLDEVITILRKYPGRVEISGHTDSTGQMDHNLDLSRRRAEAVKRYFVAKRIKESRFETFGYGPTRPIASNQTDEGRQKNRRTEFQALKED
- a CDS encoding dienelactone hydrolase family protein is translated as MTRLSPISEHHSGLSPTHAMIGILAALLALTGCYTSHLRTPYEDAAGVQERQSFDTSPPFRYEKAELPFTNHVVGQGATANYELRLLEMPSFGDNGQVGNRVTARYYRSRLAGPRPLVIVMPIWGTYTYPPRKTAASIQRLSEGAVHVLYVQGDDYLADWTGLVAAADKDEFLDLWRQAVERQKSVMINVSRLIDWAEQRPEIDGERVGLIGFSLSAIVAGVIATQEPRLAAVVTVMGGSHLETVIATCDGKRARSVQAKAAMSFGWDRNELESRLEPIFGVLDSANYPNRVDPRRILIIDAKKDKCVPEVSREDLWKALGKPERITLNYDHAPAFLAMTPVGNNWLRRQIWDFFEARLLE
- a CDS encoding trypsin-like peptidase domain-containing protein, producing the protein MPRKRGLSHLSSVLTFAIAAAACLPTSAQQERRTEPSSREVASRGELNVDERSVTALFEEASPSVVYITSVTLRRDFFRLDVMEIPSGTGSGFVWDDRGNIVTNFHVIRDASRAEVTLADGSTWEASLVGYAREKDLAVLQIEAPRSLLSPIPIGTSSDLKVGQTVLAIGNPFGYDHTLTTGIVSALGREIKAVDGTPIRNVIQTDAAINPGNSGGPLLDSAGRLVGVNTAIVSPSGGYAGVGFAIPVDTVNWVVPQLIAYGKVRRPSIDVEFASDYIVERAGIVGAVVIAVVEGSDAERAGIRPAYRDRRGRVVVGDVIVAVNGEPVASAGELDLVLESYKEGDIVTVTVDREGRKKDLRIKLGAAH
- a CDS encoding alpha/beta hydrolase; amino-acid sequence: MTARDLMIELPHLSLAAREWGAASGQPVLALHGWLDNSASFERLAPLLPDLHLVALDLAGHGRSPHRHESVVHHFIDWAPEIVAVADALGWQTFALIGHSMGAGISTLVAGAFPDRVRRLVLLEGAGPLAAEAAKAPAQLALAVEDEARSVSASPKIFPDRDSAIQARMRDSDLDLEAARLLVERGSEEVEGGVRFTHDPRIRARSRTRLTENQVLAFLAAIECPVLAVRALQGWPFPEDIVRARLAVISELETVEVAGGHHVHLTHPERVAPIVNTFLSD
- a CDS encoding glutathione S-transferase, coding for MAAECRLITITPSHYCEKARWALECAEVGYRENGHTPLLHRVATGLAGGRNTVPVLVAGGQVYPDSTDIIEYIHLEHPGGWRPYLDDPTLSEEARRLEELFDTRLGPHSRRLAYHYLLDDDRLFFAAVMPGVGGLEKVAFRMLAPVIKKLMRVGMRIDDEGAERSLGVIREVFATVDEMLSDGRRYLVGDGFSAADLTFAALSAPVLLPRNYGSPLPSLDEVPTAMLKYVDEFRSLPAGAFALRIYRDHR
- a CDS encoding cell division protein FtsZ, yielding GEHRAVEAAQQAIASPLLEETSIEGARGLLINITGGDDVTLNEINEAAEIITEGADSEAQILFGAVVDPELEDCVSVTVIATGFQGVPDSVQIPANKVQATAQDVFEESTPARTSRFLVPGGPNSEYGINQTDDYEIPAILRKQMD